AGACCGCCGTCGCCGTGATCGGCACGATGCCCATCTTCGCCACCAGAACGCCGTAGAGAACGATCGCGGCGATCTGCAACCACGGATAGGCGGGGGAGCGGAACGTCGGCCGGTAGTGCTGGATCCCGCTCTCGCGCATGATGATGACGGAGACGTTCACAAGCAGGAAGAGGATGATCTTCATCGTCGACGCGATCTTGACCAGCGTGACGATGTCGACGGCCAGAATGAAGGCGATCATGAACCCGCCTGTCACCAGGATGGCCCAGTGCGGCGTGCCGCAGCGTTGGTTCACGCGCCCGAGGAAGGCCGGGAGGACGCCGTCCTTGCTCATCGCCATCGGCGTGCGCGAGGCCGAGAGAATGCCCGCGTTGCCGGTCGTGATGAAGGCCAGGATGGCCGCCACCGCCAGGATGATGAGCCCCGGCGTGCCCATGAAGTGCGACGCCGCCGTCGAGAGCGGCGTTGTCGACCCGGCCAGGATGTCGCCGTCGAGGACCCCGACCGTCGTGAAGACGGCCATGACGTAGAAGAAGGTCACAACGCCGAACGAGAGAAACATGCCCAGGGGGACGTTCCTGCTCGGGTTCTTCACCTCCTCGGCTACGGCCGCCGCCTTGGTGAGGCCTCCGTACGAGACGAAGACGAGCCCGGCCGTCGCGAAGAGAGCGCTCGCGCCGTTCGGCGCGAACGGCACGTAGCGCTGGACGTCGATCTCGGGCATCCCCCGAAACAGGTAGAAGATGATGACGCCGAGGAGCCCGACCACGAGCGTCGACTGGAAACGACCCGCGTGCTTCGCCCCGGACAGGTTGAGGAACATGAACACGAGCGTGAAGGCGACGGCGATGAGCTTGATCTGGAACGGGGTGATATCGGGGTAGGCCAGGACCGCGAACGACCCCATGCCGACGAGGGCGAAGGCCGACTTGAGCGAGAGCGAGAACCACGCGGCCATTCCGCCGACCGCTCCGAAGGCGGCCCCCATGCTCCGCTCGACGAAGAAGTAGTCGCCGCCTGCCTTCGGCATGGCGGTCGCAAGTTCGGCCTTGCTCAGGAGCGTCGGCACGACGAGCGCCGCCGCGAGCAGATATGCGAGGAAGACCGCGGGCCCCGAAATGGAGAACGCGATGCCCGGGAGGACGAAAAGCCCGGAGCTGATCATCGCTCCCGACGCGATGCAGAAGACCTCGAGGAGGCCCAGTTCCTTCCTGAGCTGCGTCATGGGTCAGGCGGACTGCGCCGCCGCTATCCTCCCGTGATGAGCCCGCCGAGGAGTCCGCCGACGAGTCCGAGCAGGCCGAAGTAGAGCGAGAGCACCACCATGCCCGCCCCGATGACCATGCCGAGTATACCGCCCGAGGCCGCACCGGCGGGTCCGAAAATGAGCCCTCCCAGGAAGAGACCGCCTCCCGTGAGGGCTATTCCGGCGAGGATCATGACGATCGTCCCCGCCAGAAAGCCCGCGAGGGCCCCGCGTCCCACGCCGGCGGCGATCAGCCCGGCGATGAAGCCGGCGATAAGCGGGCCGGCGATCGGGATCCGGCCGAGGATCGCCATGACGAGCGCACCGACTATCACTGCCAGCACCATCATGTCGTTTCTCCCGGGGTCTCTCGTGCGTCGGTCCGTCCGCCGAGCCGGCGCCGCCGCGCACGAACTAACCCTCGTGATGCTCGAAGATGCCGAACGGAATCCCGTCCGGATCGGACGCCAGCGCCCAGACGCCCATGGGGATCTCCTGCTTGGGGACGATGATCGATCCCCCGTTCTCGACGGCCTTCTCGAGCGCGGCGTCTATGTCGTCCACACAGAAGTAGACCGTCATGCCGAAACCGGGGACGTCGGCGGGCTTCTTCATGATACCGCCCTGAGGACCCTCGCCGGCCTTGACCATCGTGTAGCCCGGGTTCGAGTCGTCGTAACGCCATCCGAAGACCTCCTCGTAGAAGGCCTTCGTCGTGTCGGGATCGCTTACCAGAAGCTCGAAGTGACACAGGTTGCCTGCCATCATGCCTCCCGTGATCCGCTGCCGGGGCTCCCGCCCCCCTTGCCTTCATCATCAAGGACGATGCTGCGTCCCAGTCCGCTTTCTATGAAACCCTCTCCGAACTCGTCGGCCAGTATCGTCGTCGCTCGGTCTCCCGTACAGTGCGAGGGGGCGATGCGCTCGAGCCCCATCTCACGGAGCTCCGCGGCGGTCGCTCTGACGGAGCCCTTGCGGAACGCGTGGAGATGAAAGCCCCCGATCAGCGTCCCCACGGGGCTGCCGGCGACACGCGCGGCCTCCTTGAGCATCGTCTGGACGCCGGGATGCGCGCAGCCCGTGACGAGCGCGGGCCCGTCGTGGCCCGCGAGGATGAGGCCCTGCTCGATCTGCTTGCCCGGCAGGGAGCCGGTCGTCGTGACGCCGTCCGCGAGCTCCTCGCCGGGGTCGGCCGTCCTGAAGCCGACACCGGTCGCCTCGATGGCCTCTACGAGCCGTTTCGGCAGCGAGTCGGGTACGATGAGCTCGACACCCGGCGCCACCGAAAGAAACTCCGGCAGTCCGCCCGCGTGATCGGCGTGAGCGTGCGACAACACGACGAGATCGATCGACTTCGGGACGATCGAGAGTGCCCTCAGGTTGGAGAGCAGCGTTGCACCGTCCGACCCGGCATCGAAGAGCACCGTCCTGCCGTAGCCCCTGACGACCGCCGCGAATCCCCAGCCCGTGATGAGGCCCGGGACGCCCGGCACGTTGTCGAAGACGACCGTCAGCTCCTTCAATCTCCCGGCTCCTTCTTGTCGCGCCCGCACTGGGCGTCGAAGTCCCTGCGGACCATGGCCTTCGTCTCGCGGAAGCCGAGGCGCTCGTAGAAAGCCTCCCGTCCTTCCGTCGCAACGAGGTCGATCATGTAAAGACCCTCGAGCTCGTTGAGCATGCGTTCCATGATCGACCGTCCGATGCCGTGTCCCCGGTACCCGGGCAGGACCTCGAGGAGCGGGATGTACGCCGCGAGGACGCCGTCCGATACGGCGGTGGAGAAACCGACGACACACTCCTTCTCTTCGTCGACGGCCAGGACGACACGATAACTCTCTCTGAGGATGTCGAGGTGCCGCTCGGGTGACGGTGGGTTGGGCCAGCCCTCGAAGAAGCCGTCGAGCTGCGCCGCGTCGAGACCCTCGAGATCCGTCGTGTAGCGGATCACGGTTCCTCCGGCTCACCTTTGGGGCGCCGTGTGAGATAGCGCGACATGGTCACGAGATCGCCGCGCTCGCGCCATCCGACCCGCTTCCAGAACTCCCGGGCGCCCTCGTTCTCCTGGAAGACGAACAGGTGTGCCTTCTCGATGCCCGCAGAGGCGAGCGCGCTCAGGGCACTTTCGACCAGACGACGACCGATGCCCTCGCCGCGGTGTGCGTCATCGACCGCGAGATGCGTGACGTAGCCTCTCCGCCCGTCGTGCCCGCACAGCACGGCCCCGACCATGCGCCCATCCTCCCGGGCGACGAACGAGAGCCCCGGATTTCTCTCGAGGAACCTCTCGATGCCCTCACGGTCGTCGCCGGGGTACAGGCCGACCCCGGGCGAGGCCTTCCACAGGGCCTCGACGTCATCGAAGTCCGCCGCGCTCATGGCGGCGAGCTCGGTTGCGGTGGTGCACGTCACGGTCTACTCCGTCGGCGGGTCGAAGACGACCTCGATCCTCTCGACGATCTCCCGCGCCGTCGTCAGATCGGACAGGTCGGCGTCGATCGTCCCGTTCCGTCCGGCGGGGTCGCCGTGGCCGACAGGCTCCAGCACCGTCTTCCCGCCGGCGTCGCCTATGACGATCTCGCCCGACCAGATGAGGGACGGCTGACCCGACCCCATCGAGCCGCCCGAGTAGTTCGGGTCGTCCTCCGAGAGGTCCTCGGAATACGTTTCGTTGAAGTCCTTCGAGTGGTTGATCTCCGCGCGCACGAGGTACGTGCCGGGCTCGAGCTTCTCCGGCACCGCCCACTCGCGCACGAACCCCGTTTCCGGCGTCGCGGACGTCACGGCGTCCGGCGGAAGGCCGGTCGCGGGCTCCTCCGCGTCGTGCTCGCCGTGACAGAAGGCGCACGACCTCATAGGCGCGATGCCGACCCGCGTGTGACGATGGCTCCACACGGGGATCGCCGACTTCCGCTCGATGGCGTCGGCGTCCTCGCCTGGGGACGCTCTCCAGTCCAGGAGTGCGCCGCGCCGCGTTACGTAGATCGTTGTCATGAACTCGCCGTCCGGCTTCTCGAGCCAGAAGGCCATCTGCGGGCGGTTCTCGACGGGAACAAGGAGCATCACCCGGAAGGTGTGCACCCACTCCTCACCCGGATGGACCGTGAGCGTCAGCTTGCCGTTGGGTCCGGCCTCAGTCGGATAGCGGGCGTAGTCCTCCGTCGCATCCGAGGGGGCCGCCGACCAGGCGAGCGCCAGAGCGGCGAGAGCGGTCGCGACAAGGAACGAGTGCCGCACGTCAACCCTCCTCGATTTCCGTGATGGGGTCGTCCGTGAACAGGTAGTCCTTCATCTCATGCGCGAAGGCCTCGTCGTGACGCCGGATCCACTCCATGAGCATGGCTGCGTGTTCCTTCTCCTCGTCCCGATTGTGGGCGAGGATCCTGCCCAGCTCCGGATCCGCGGCGACGTCGACACGCTGATTGTACCAGTCGACGGCCTCGAGCTCCTCGACGAGGGACGTGATGGCGCGATGGAGGTCGATCGTCTCCTTCTTCAGAGCCTCGCGGTTCTCGTGCAGACCTTCCGAGCCCATGGGACCTCCTTTGCTCCGTGATGGAGTTGCTTCGAGCGAGAAACAGTCTAGCACAGCGAGGCCCCCGCGCAAAACGAGGGGCACCCGCGTCCGGGGACCGGCCAGGCGGCGTTGCGGAGCGACAGGATGGAGGGCGCGCGGGCGCCCGACGGACGGGGCTACCCGAGGCCGAGAAGACGCCCGACCTGATAGACCCCGAACGCGGAGAGCCACGCGAGGCCGGTCTGGAACGCCAGGGCGAAGTACATCCAGCCGGCGCCGGCCTCCCTCCGGATGGCCGCCACGGCGGCGATGCAGGGCGTATAGAGGAGCACGAAGATCATGAACGCGAACGCGGCCAGCGGGGTCACGCCGCTCGAGGGGGCCCGCAGGGCCTTCGACAACGTCTCCGTCTCCTCCTCGGCGGAGGCGTGGTAAAGAACGCCGAGGGTGGAGACGACGACCTCCTTGGCCACGAACCCCGTAACGAGACTGACGCCCATCTCCCACGTGAAGCCGAGCGGCCGCATGGCCGGCTCGATCGCCTTCCCGGTCCTGCCGATGAAGGAGTGCTCGACCCTGAGACGCTCGAGCTCGGTCTCGAGCTCCTCGGCCCGCTCTTCCGCGCTCCGCCCGTCGCTCGCTCGCGCGGTCTCGATGTCGCTCTCGTAGGAATCGATGGTCTCGCGCGGCAGGGTCGGGAAGGTTCCCAGGGCCCAGAGGACGACCGACGCGACCAGGATCACGCCGCCCATCTTCTTGAGGTACACCCGCACGCGCTCCCACGTGTGGACCAGGAGCCCTCTGGGGGTCGGCAACCGGTACGGTGGGAGTTCCATGACGAAGGGTGACGGAACGCTGCGGAAAAGGGTCTTCGACAGCACCCGCCCGACGGCGAAGGCCATGAGGATCCCGACGAGATAGACGGTGAAGACGACGACGCCCGCGCGTCCGGCGAAGAACGTGCCGCCGATGAGCAGGTAGACCGGGAGTCTGGCGCTGCAGGACATGAACGGGACGACGAGGATCGTGAGGATGCGGTCGCGCGACGACTCGAGTGTCCGGGTCGCCATGATCGCCGGCACGCTGCAGCCGAACCCCATCAGCATGGGGATGAAGGACTTCCCGTGGAGGCCCAGCGAGTGCATCACGCGGTCCATGAGGAACGCCGCCCGGGCCATGTAGCCCGAGTCCTCGAGAAAAGCGATGCCGAGGAAGAGGATCGCGATGTTCGGGAGGAAGATGATGACCGAACCGACCCCGCCGATGACGCCGTCGATGATGAGACTCGACAGCATCGATTCGGGAAGCACGACCGAGAGCGTACCCGCGAGCCAG
This DNA window, taken from Candidatus Effluviviaceae Genus V sp., encodes the following:
- a CDS encoding amino acid permease; translated protein: MTQLRKELGLLEVFCIASGAMISSGLFVLPGIAFSISGPAVFLAYLLAAALVVPTLLSKAELATAMPKAGGDYFFVERSMGAAFGAVGGMAAWFSLSLKSAFALVGMGSFAVLAYPDITPFQIKLIAVAFTLVFMFLNLSGAKHAGRFQSTLVVGLLGVIIFYLFRGMPEIDVQRYVPFAPNGASALFATAGLVFVSYGGLTKAAAVAEEVKNPSRNVPLGMFLSFGVVTFFYVMAVFTTVGVLDGDILAGSTTPLSTAASHFMGTPGLIILAVAAILAFITTGNAGILSASRTPMAMSKDGVLPAFLGRVNQRCGTPHWAILVTGGFMIAFILAVDIVTLVKIASTMKIILFLLVNVSVIIMRESGIQHYRPTFRSPAYPWLQIAAIVLYGVLVAKMGIVPITATAVFFGGSLLWFAAYRGLRGQRDSGLVQLVRRVTDRGLVDSSLDAELREILKVRDEIVEDRFDELIKRSTILDLQGGESLETFFARISKVLGHELHMEADRVFELLMEREAESTTALRPGLAIPHIIVEGEGIFDILLARSKEGITFSEDKEPVHAVFVLMGSRDERNYHLRALMHIAQITQDPDFDKKWLKARGPEELRHLVLLGKRRRDTDDQAS
- a CDS encoding VOC family protein — translated: MMAGNLCHFELLVSDPDTTKAFYEEVFGWRYDDSNPGYTMVKAGEGPQGGIMKKPADVPGFGMTVYFCVDDIDAALEKAVENGGSIIVPKQEIPMGVWALASDPDGIPFGIFEHHEG
- a CDS encoding MBL fold metallo-hydrolase; protein product: MRARQEGAGRLKELTVVFDNVPGVPGLITGWGFAAVVRGYGRTVLFDAGSDGATLLSNLRALSIVPKSIDLVVLSHAHADHAGGLPEFLSVAPGVELIVPDSLPKRLVEAIEATGVGFRTADPGEELADGVTTTGSLPGKQIEQGLILAGHDGPALVTGCAHPGVQTMLKEAARVAGSPVGTLIGGFHLHAFRKGSVRATAAELREMGLERIAPSHCTGDRATTILADEFGEGFIESGLGRSIVLDDEGKGGGSPGSGSREA
- a CDS encoding GNAT family N-acetyltransferase, which translates into the protein MIRYTTDLEGLDAAQLDGFFEGWPNPPSPERHLDILRESYRVVLAVDEEKECVVGFSTAVSDGVLAAYIPLLEVLPGYRGHGIGRSIMERMLNELEGLYMIDLVATEGREAFYERLGFRETKAMVRRDFDAQCGRDKKEPGD
- a CDS encoding GNAT family N-acetyltransferase, producing the protein MSAADFDDVEALWKASPGVGLYPGDDREGIERFLERNPGLSFVAREDGRMVGAVLCGHDGRRGYVTHLAVDDAHRGEGIGRRLVESALSALASAGIEKAHLFVFQENEGAREFWKRVGWRERGDLVTMSRYLTRRPKGEPEEP
- a CDS encoding ferritin; translation: MGSEGLHENREALKKETIDLHRAITSLVEELEAVDWYNQRVDVAADPELGRILAHNRDEEKEHAAMLMEWIRRHDEAFAHEMKDYLFTDDPITEIEEG
- the feoB gene encoding ferrous iron transport protein B, whose translation is MAEDRRRTLTIALAGNPNSGKTSIFNALTGARQQVGNWPGVTVEKKVGRLTHGEYDIEIIDLPGTYSLTAYSVEERVARSFIIDEKPDVVIHVIDAANLQRNLYLTVQLLELGVDVVLDLNMWDEHLVCGAELDCDRLSTLFGAPVVPTVGHRAEGATELLEAAIKLAENRAEAHRHVPVSYGPHVDDVLSELEGELLRRPELVGDYPVRWVATKLLEGDFEIEQVMTAPPAGDDELAVLVDRCKRHIRTATGSDAEKIISEGRYGYIEGALRESLTEQKVDRMEVSRQIDNVFTSRYLGYPIFFLFVWLLFELTFRLGSYPMDWIDAFVGWLAGTLSVVLPESMLSSLIIDGVIGGVGSVIIFLPNIAILFLGIAFLEDSGYMARAAFLMDRVMHSLGLHGKSFIPMLMGFGCSVPAIMATRTLESSRDRILTILVVPFMSCSARLPVYLLIGGTFFAGRAGVVVFTVYLVGILMAFAVGRVLSKTLFRSVPSPFVMELPPYRLPTPRGLLVHTWERVRVYLKKMGGVILVASVVLWALGTFPTLPRETIDSYESDIETARASDGRSAEERAEELETELERLRVEHSFIGRTGKAIEPAMRPLGFTWEMGVSLVTGFVAKEVVVSTLGVLYHASAEEETETLSKALRAPSSGVTPLAAFAFMIFVLLYTPCIAAVAAIRREAGAGWMYFALAFQTGLAWLSAFGVYQVGRLLGLG